The following are from one region of the Edwardsiella tarda ATCC 15947 = NBRC 105688 genome:
- a CDS encoding LysR family transcriptional regulator has translation MDVKWLEDFLSLYRLGNFSAAAKARNVTQPAFSRRIRALEIWLGVPLFDRSSNPIALTPYGEKFLPSAEDILARIHDVKFDFAQLAVQSDETVRIVSLHTFAVNVLPALLDALGEALAGINVVVNPGLQGVDNHFNTLLENSADLLMVYDIDGARPNAVEREGLQAHLLAHETLIPVISRNLAARQDATQPLPYLAYSDFSFIGRVVAPLCRQAPRALAKCYETSMSEGLKHMVLRDRGLAWLPLSMIHQELAQGVICNAFPDHPQLSCCLPILLYKRRESCRPAVERFWQAATACCLP, from the coding sequence ATGGATGTAAAATGGTTGGAGGATTTTCTTAGCCTGTATCGGCTGGGGAACTTTTCGGCGGCGGCCAAGGCGCGTAATGTCACACAACCGGCATTCAGCCGCCGCATTCGGGCCTTAGAGATCTGGTTAGGGGTGCCGCTGTTCGATCGCAGTAGTAATCCCATCGCGCTGACCCCCTATGGTGAGAAGTTTCTCCCCTCCGCCGAGGATATTCTGGCGCGCATCCACGATGTGAAGTTCGATTTTGCCCAACTGGCGGTGCAGTCCGATGAGACGGTACGTATCGTCAGCCTGCATACTTTTGCCGTCAACGTGTTGCCCGCGCTGCTCGACGCGCTCGGCGAGGCGTTGGCGGGGATCAATGTGGTGGTCAATCCGGGGTTGCAGGGGGTGGATAATCACTTTAATACCCTGCTGGAAAACAGCGCCGATCTGTTGATGGTATATGATATCGACGGCGCACGCCCGAACGCCGTCGAGAGGGAGGGGTTGCAGGCACACCTGTTGGCCCACGAGACATTGATTCCGGTGATCTCGCGTAACCTCGCCGCGCGCCAGGATGCGACACAACCGTTGCCTTATCTGGCCTACAGCGACTTCTCCTTTATCGGCCGGGTGGTGGCGCCGCTATGTCGTCAGGCACCCAGGGCGTTGGCGAAGTGCTACGAGACCAGCATGAGCGAAGGGCTCAAGCATATGGTGCTGCGCGATCGGGGCCTGGCCTGGCTGCCGCTCTCGATGATCCACCAGGAGTTAGCTCAGGGGGTGATTTGCAACGCCTTTCCTGACCATCCTCAGCTCAGTTGTTGTTTACCGATCCTACTGTATAAACGGCGCGAGAGCTGTCGCCCGGCGGTGGAGCGTTTCTGGCAGGCGGCGACAGCCTGTTGCCTACCTTGA
- the iadA gene encoding beta-aspartyl-peptidase, with protein MFTLLKNAEVYQPRYLGRQDVLLCGEKIVAIDTALQVAALPGQCEVIDCRGKILAPGLIDQHVHLIGGGGEGGFASRTPAVSLSRLVRAGTTCVVGVLGTDGISRSPKDLYAKMQGLNREGLSAYMHTGSYELPTRTISGTIRDDIAFIERVLGVKIALADHRGSFPTSQELLRIVSDIRVAALLAGKKGLLHIHLGALPDAFAQINELLARGLPIHHISPTHVARTEALFADAIAFARAGGHIDVTSGGSRFLEPACAVKLALESGVAADRITISSDGNGSMPRFDAQGNMVALEAAPLDGNLLLLPQLVDQQIPLAQALAMVSSNVAEALGIDKGRILPGKDADLCLFDDNLRPERVYARGRLMLKGEEYLAMGNFEQGN; from the coding sequence ATGTTTACCCTGCTGAAGAATGCCGAAGTCTACCAACCCCGCTATCTGGGGCGTCAAGATGTGCTGCTGTGCGGTGAAAAAATCGTCGCCATCGATACCGCGTTACAGGTGGCCGCCCTACCCGGCCAGTGCGAGGTGATCGACTGTCGGGGCAAGATATTAGCCCCCGGCCTCATCGACCAGCATGTGCATCTGATCGGGGGCGGGGGTGAGGGCGGCTTCGCCAGCCGCACCCCGGCGGTCTCGCTGTCACGCCTCGTGCGCGCAGGCACCACCTGTGTGGTGGGTGTCCTCGGGACCGATGGGATCTCACGCTCACCCAAGGATCTGTACGCCAAGATGCAGGGGCTGAATCGGGAAGGATTAAGCGCCTATATGCATACCGGCTCCTACGAGCTACCGACGCGGACCATCAGCGGCACCATCCGCGACGACATCGCCTTCATCGAGCGGGTATTGGGCGTGAAGATCGCCCTGGCCGACCACCGTGGCTCCTTCCCCACCAGCCAAGAGTTGCTGCGCATCGTCTCCGATATTCGGGTCGCCGCCCTACTGGCGGGCAAGAAGGGGTTGCTACACATTCATCTCGGCGCCTTGCCCGATGCCTTTGCGCAGATCAACGAGCTGCTGGCGCGTGGCCTGCCCATCCATCACATCTCGCCGACCCATGTGGCGCGTACCGAGGCGCTGTTCGCCGACGCCATCGCCTTCGCCCGCGCCGGTGGTCACATCGATGTCACCTCCGGTGGTAGCCGCTTCCTGGAACCGGCCTGTGCGGTGAAGTTGGCACTCGAATCGGGTGTCGCCGCCGACCGGATCACCATCAGCTCCGACGGTAACGGCAGCATGCCGCGCTTCGATGCGCAGGGCAATATGGTGGCGTTGGAGGCGGCACCGCTCGACGGTAACCTACTGCTGTTGCCGCAACTGGTCGATCAGCAGATTCCTCTAGCCCAGGCGCTGGCGATGGTCAGCTCCAACGTCGCCGAGGCCCTGGGAATCGATAAAGGCAGAATTTTACCCGGAAAGGATGCAGACCTGTGTCTATTCGACGATAATCTGCGCCCCGAACGCGTCTATGCCCGTGGCCGCTTGATGCTGAAGGGAGAGGAGTATCTGGCCATGGGTAACTTTGAACAAGGAAACTGA
- a CDS encoding HD domain-containing protein, which produces MIYDPIRRHFLKSASVATAALFLPPIHAETRVSPPLSDRVMPAALQPISLAECRALTPEEMAASSPLIQQARDYLQEQIATIQDQALQQTIGALYRQPVPLSIARMSSDERRAVWQELRAKGYTDAQETDFLPPLPTQRNDGEAFFSAPGSGYQSHHAYPGGLATHVAANVAITNGIIATYIDVYGYQVERDIALAAQLLHDLHKPYVFQWQADHASRQEQTLAGTGEHHILSLAELIYRKLPPELVVATACAHQPPSNAESEAQIAGWLAAAAIIAGRDPVAYGLVAQRGNGLTLKNIAQQEGYICHLGDHDFVLSGPAVKQTLPLLQHLARQDYGIAPDGDAFNALRNRLYSAHSAMRVHHAYLTQGEGAVRALMHGVVAAA; this is translated from the coding sequence ATGATCTATGACCCCATACGGCGACACTTTCTCAAAAGCGCCAGCGTCGCAACCGCCGCCCTCTTTCTTCCGCCAATCCATGCCGAGACGCGCGTCTCACCACCGCTCAGCGATCGGGTCATGCCCGCCGCGCTACAGCCGATAAGCCTAGCAGAATGTCGTGCGCTAACACCGGAAGAGATGGCCGCGAGCTCACCGCTCATTCAACAGGCGCGGGACTATTTACAAGAACAGATCGCCACTATCCAGGATCAGGCGTTGCAGCAGACGATCGGCGCGCTCTATCGCCAGCCGGTGCCGCTGTCTATCGCCCGCATGAGTAGCGATGAACGCCGCGCCGTTTGGCAGGAGCTCCGTGCGAAAGGCTACACCGACGCCCAGGAGACAGATTTTCTTCCCCCTCTTCCCACACAGCGTAACGATGGTGAGGCGTTTTTCAGCGCGCCGGGAAGCGGTTACCAGAGTCATCATGCCTACCCAGGTGGACTCGCGACCCATGTCGCGGCCAATGTCGCGATCACTAACGGGATCATCGCGACCTATATCGATGTCTATGGCTACCAGGTTGAGCGTGACATTGCGCTCGCCGCCCAGCTGCTACACGATCTGCATAAGCCGTATGTTTTTCAGTGGCAGGCGGATCATGCCAGCCGTCAGGAGCAGACACTGGCCGGTACCGGCGAACACCATATCTTATCCCTTGCCGAGCTGATTTACCGGAAGCTGCCGCCAGAGTTGGTGGTCGCGACGGCCTGCGCGCACCAACCGCCCTCCAATGCCGAGAGTGAGGCGCAGATCGCAGGCTGGCTCGCGGCGGCCGCCATCATTGCGGGCCGCGACCCCGTCGCCTATGGATTAGTCGCCCAGCGAGGCAACGGCCTGACCCTGAAGAATATTGCCCAGCAAGAGGGGTATATTTGCCATCTGGGCGATCATGACTTTGTCCTCTCGGGCCCGGCGGTGAAGCAAACCCTACCGCTCCTGCAACACCTCGCCCGCCAAGACTATGGCATCGCACCGGATGGCGACGCCTTTAATGCGCTACGCAACCGGCTGTATTCGGCGCACAGCGCGATGCGTGTGCATCATGCCTATCTGACCCAAGGCGAGGGCGCGGTCCGGGCATTGATGCACGGCGTCGTGGCCGCGGCATAA
- a CDS encoding acid phosphatase: protein MLGHKYHALLLTTALLLGGHAYASAQGVYLTPQTAPDAVKILPPPPSYDSVAFLQDQAVYQAKDAVYGAQRIEQAANDGNYKQIPALFSPAFGMTISAKTTPAITRLLDNIMADSHNPTLRSAKDHYRRQRPFVFNHGHTCTPKYDQEMANSGSYPSGHATLGWAVALVLAEINPARQNELLQRGYQFGQSRVICGAHWQSDVDQGRLLGSAFVASLHAQPSFERDLAAAKAEFQRLAH, encoded by the coding sequence ATGTTGGGTCATAAGTACCATGCTCTTCTATTGACCACCGCCCTACTGTTGGGCGGACACGCCTACGCCAGCGCCCAGGGGGTCTACCTGACCCCGCAAACGGCACCGGATGCGGTCAAGATCCTCCCCCCTCCGCCGAGCTACGACTCTGTCGCCTTTCTCCAAGACCAGGCCGTTTACCAGGCGAAAGATGCCGTCTATGGCGCGCAACGTATCGAGCAAGCGGCTAACGACGGCAACTATAAACAGATCCCGGCCCTCTTCTCCCCCGCCTTCGGCATGACGATCAGCGCCAAAACCACACCGGCCATTACACGGCTGCTCGATAACATCATGGCCGATAGCCATAACCCCACCCTACGCTCCGCCAAAGATCATTACCGGCGTCAGCGCCCATTCGTGTTTAACCATGGGCATACCTGCACTCCCAAATATGATCAGGAGATGGCAAACTCTGGCTCCTATCCCTCCGGCCATGCCACGCTCGGTTGGGCCGTCGCGCTGGTGTTGGCCGAAATCAACCCGGCACGCCAGAACGAATTACTGCAACGCGGCTATCAATTCGGCCAGAGTCGAGTGATCTGCGGCGCCCATTGGCAGAGTGATGTCGATCAGGGGCGGTTATTGGGATCCGCCTTCGTCGCGAGCCTGCACGCACAGCCGTCGTTCGAGCGCGATCTGGCCGCCGCCAAGGCGGAGTTCCAACGCCTCGCTCACTGA
- the dcuC gene encoding C4-dicarboxylate transporter DcuC, with protein sequence MSLLIALCAVLFAGRLILKNYNPQAVLLLSGLVMMAIAVFTNDATFISKSTGWIGFDLLEYINQLFQKMGGGLGLQIMLIGGFAMYMSAIGASQALVRVTARPLQRLNSPYLLLGIAFILGQTLSLFITSATGLSLLLMATLYPVLTRLGCSRAAAAAVLASTCAIEFGPGSGNSIMAAQTSGVDITEYFIHQQLPVAVLTILVVALLHILVQRYFDRRDGAMAEEVNLDQEKLQETQSDAPLHYVLLPMLPLFFMLTFSKLGVGTIIINMNTAVLISVALSMLCEYLRFRAAKPVMAGLSVVFSNMGKVFATVVTLIVAGQTFAEGLKSIGAVHDLLELASNAGFGSGVVVLLMALLTFTIAALMGSGNAAFFSFAPMLPDIAKRVGGSTAEMILPVQISAGMGRTISPIAGVIIAVAGIAGISQVDIVRRTLIPMLGGWCFMLLLTFYRSGQLLSVLPFIALIMIIMIAALYAMARKKNTSQQHAG encoded by the coding sequence ATGAGTCTACTGATCGCGCTGTGCGCCGTGCTATTTGCCGGGCGCCTGATCTTAAAAAACTATAATCCCCAGGCGGTATTATTACTGAGCGGCCTGGTGATGATGGCCATCGCCGTCTTCACCAATGACGCCACCTTTATTAGCAAGTCAACCGGTTGGATCGGCTTCGATCTGCTGGAGTACATTAACCAGCTGTTCCAAAAGATGGGCGGTGGGCTCGGTCTGCAAATCATGCTGATCGGCGGCTTTGCCATGTATATGTCCGCCATCGGCGCCAGCCAGGCGCTGGTACGCGTGACGGCACGCCCATTGCAGCGCCTCAACTCTCCCTACCTGCTGCTGGGCATCGCCTTTATCCTCGGCCAGACGCTGTCGCTGTTTATCACCAGCGCCACGGGGTTAAGCCTGCTGTTGATGGCAACCCTGTATCCGGTGCTGACGCGCCTGGGCTGTAGCCGCGCGGCGGCGGCGGCGGTGCTTGCCAGTACCTGTGCCATCGAATTCGGCCCGGGATCCGGCAACTCCATCATGGCGGCGCAAACCTCGGGGGTGGATATCACCGAATACTTTATCCACCAGCAGTTACCCGTCGCCGTATTGACCATCCTGGTGGTCGCACTGTTGCACATCCTGGTGCAACGCTACTTCGACCGCCGCGACGGTGCCATGGCCGAAGAGGTTAATCTGGATCAGGAGAAGCTACAGGAGACGCAGAGCGACGCCCCGCTGCACTATGTGTTGCTGCCCATGCTGCCGCTGTTCTTTATGTTGACCTTCAGCAAGTTAGGCGTCGGTACAATCATCATCAACATGAATACCGCCGTGTTGATCAGCGTCGCGCTCTCCATGCTGTGTGAATACCTGCGCTTCCGTGCCGCCAAGCCCGTCATGGCGGGACTCAGCGTGGTCTTTAGCAACATGGGTAAGGTGTTCGCCACCGTGGTGACCTTAATCGTCGCCGGCCAAACCTTCGCCGAGGGGTTGAAGTCGATCGGTGCGGTGCATGACCTGTTGGAACTGGCCAGCAACGCCGGATTCGGTAGTGGCGTGGTGGTGCTGCTGATGGCCCTGTTAACCTTCACTATCGCCGCGCTGATGGGCTCCGGCAACGCCGCCTTCTTCTCATTCGCACCGATGCTGCCAGATATCGCCAAGCGCGTCGGCGGCAGTACCGCCGAGATGATCCTGCCGGTGCAGATCTCCGCCGGTATGGGACGCACCATTTCGCCGATCGCCGGGGTGATCATCGCCGTCGCCGGCATCGCCGGCATCTCACAGGTCGATATCGTACGCCGTACCCTCATCCCGATGCTCGGCGGTTGGTGCTTCATGCTGCTGTTGACCTTCTACCGCTCCGGGCAACTGTTATCGGTACTGCCTTTCATCGCCCTGATCATGATCATCATGATCGCTGCCCTATACGCCATGGCGCGCAAGAAAAATACTAGCCAGCAACACGCCGGCTAA
- the dbpA gene encoding ATP-dependent RNA helicase DbpA has product MTSFAELNALSAEQLNNLKELGYQTMTPVQAATLPAILAGKDVRAQAKTGSGKTAAFGLGLLQHIDASQFITQSLVLCPTRELADQVANALRNLARCIPNIKVLTLCGGLPFSVQRNSLTHAPHIIVATPGRLLDHLQKETVSLAALQTLVLDEADRMLDMGFAEALDEVIAWAPEKRQTLLFSATWPSTIAAISRRIQRDPLSIEIDTVDALPAVEQRFYEVARSAKLGLLQTLLSQYQPASCVVFCNTKKDCQAVGDALNDAGQSVLVLHGDMEQRERDQTLVRFANGSSRVLVATDVAARGLDIKALEMVINYELAWDPEVHVHRIGRTARAGESGLAISFCAPEEAQRASVLEEMLGLNLNWQPLPSGVRVVPLAAAMATLCIDGGKRAKMRPGDILGALTGDLGLEGADIGKIDLHPTHAYVAVRQAVARQAWKRLQQGKIKGKAVKVRLLK; this is encoded by the coding sequence GTGACCTCCTTTGCCGAACTGAATGCCCTTTCCGCCGAACAACTCAATAACCTCAAGGAGCTGGGTTACCAGACCATGACGCCGGTACAGGCGGCGACCCTGCCAGCGATTCTGGCGGGTAAAGATGTCCGTGCGCAGGCGAAGACCGGGAGCGGGAAGACGGCGGCGTTTGGGCTCGGTCTGTTACAGCATATTGATGCTAGCCAGTTTATTACCCAGTCACTGGTACTCTGCCCGACCCGTGAACTGGCCGATCAGGTGGCGAATGCCTTACGCAATCTGGCGCGCTGCATACCGAATATTAAGGTGCTGACACTGTGCGGTGGCCTGCCGTTCAGCGTGCAACGTAACTCATTGACCCACGCGCCGCACATCATCGTCGCCACGCCGGGCCGACTGCTCGACCATCTGCAAAAAGAGACCGTTAGCCTGGCCGCCTTGCAGACACTGGTCCTGGATGAGGCGGATCGGATGTTGGATATGGGCTTCGCCGAGGCTCTCGACGAGGTGATCGCCTGGGCGCCGGAAAAGCGCCAGACGCTGCTGTTTTCCGCCACGTGGCCATCGACGATCGCCGCCATCAGCCGCCGTATCCAGCGCGATCCGCTGAGCATCGAGATCGATACCGTCGATGCCTTGCCCGCCGTGGAGCAACGCTTTTATGAGGTCGCCCGTAGCGCGAAGCTCGGCCTGTTGCAGACGCTGTTAAGCCAGTATCAACCCGCCTCCTGTGTGGTGTTCTGCAATACCAAGAAAGATTGCCAGGCGGTGGGGGATGCATTAAATGACGCGGGTCAGAGCGTGCTGGTCTTGCATGGGGATATGGAGCAGCGGGAGCGTGACCAGACATTGGTCCGCTTCGCCAATGGCAGCAGCCGGGTGCTGGTGGCGACGGATGTGGCGGCGCGAGGGCTGGATATTAAGGCTCTGGAGATGGTCATCAACTACGAACTCGCCTGGGATCCCGAGGTGCATGTGCATCGCATCGGGCGTACCGCCCGTGCTGGCGAAAGCGGATTAGCCATTAGCTTCTGTGCACCGGAGGAGGCCCAACGCGCCAGCGTGCTGGAGGAGATGCTGGGTCTCAACCTTAACTGGCAACCGCTACCGAGCGGGGTACGCGTCGTCCCGCTGGCGGCGGCGATGGCGACCCTATGTATCGATGGCGGCAAGCGCGCCAAGATGCGTCCAGGCGATATCCTCGGGGCATTGACTGGCGATCTGGGGCTGGAGGGGGCGGATATCGGTAAGATCGATCTCCATCCGACCCACGCCTATGTCGCCGTGCGTCAGGCGGTCGCCCGCCAGGCGTGGAAGCGTCTACAGCAGGGGAAGATCAAGGGCAAGGCGGTTAAGGTTCGCCTGCTGAAGTAA
- a CDS encoding fumarylacetoacetate hydrolase family protein encodes MKLVSYLYRGQRSYGIARAEGIIDLKRRLGLYYDDLKSLLGAQALEEARVFEQQPVDIDYIEVTFLPVIDNPNKILCVGMNYPDKRREFDQQDPAPTLFVRFADSQTGHMTPLLKPSQSQQFDYEGELAVVIGRGGSNISRGQALEHVAGYSCYMDGSVRDWQHSWFTAGKNWSRTGAFGPWLVTGDEIPDPQQLRILTRLNGHVVQEDNTAAMIHPIAQLVEYISTFTLLSPGDVIITGSPGGVGKKRHPPLFMQPGDCVEVEIERVGHLSNRIVEGVL; translated from the coding sequence ATGAAACTCGTTAGTTATCTGTATCGTGGACAACGCAGTTATGGCATCGCGCGAGCGGAAGGCATCATCGACTTGAAGCGACGCCTCGGTCTCTACTATGACGACCTCAAAAGCCTGCTCGGCGCCCAAGCGCTGGAGGAGGCCCGTGTATTCGAGCAGCAGCCGGTCGATATCGACTATATCGAGGTCACCTTCCTGCCGGTGATCGATAATCCCAATAAGATCCTCTGCGTCGGCATGAACTACCCGGATAAGCGCCGCGAGTTCGATCAGCAAGATCCCGCGCCGACGCTATTCGTCAGGTTCGCCGACTCGCAGACCGGGCACATGACCCCACTGCTGAAACCGTCGCAATCGCAACAGTTCGATTACGAAGGGGAATTAGCCGTGGTGATCGGCCGAGGGGGCAGCAACATCTCCCGTGGCCAAGCGCTGGAGCATGTCGCAGGCTACAGCTGCTACATGGATGGCTCGGTACGTGACTGGCAGCATAGCTGGTTCACCGCCGGTAAGAATTGGAGCCGGACCGGCGCCTTCGGCCCGTGGCTGGTGACGGGCGACGAGATCCCCGACCCTCAACAGCTGCGTATCCTTACTCGCTTAAACGGCCATGTGGTGCAAGAAGACAACACCGCCGCGATGATCCATCCCATCGCCCAGCTCGTGGAGTACATCAGCACCTTTACCCTGCTGAGTCCCGGCGATGTGATCATTACCGGTTCACCGGGCGGTGTGGGCAAGAAACGCCATCCTCCCCTGTTTATGCAGCCGGGTGATTGCGTCGAAGTCGAGATCGAACGTGTGGGACATCTCAGTAACCGCATCGTCGAAGGCGTACTCTAA
- a CDS encoding DUF2058 domain-containing protein, translating to MTKLTLQEQLLKAGLVTSKKIAKVQRTAKKSRVQAREAREAVEEKKQAQLERDKQLSEQQKQATLAKEIKAQVKQLIEMNRISLKKGDIDFNFTDGNLIKKITLDKLTHSQLVNGRLAIARLAIDSNGTTEYAVIPASVADKIAQRDAESIVLHSALSQEAQDEDDPYADFKVPDDLMW from the coding sequence ATGACCAAACTGACCTTGCAAGAGCAGCTGTTAAAAGCGGGACTGGTGACCAGTAAGAAGATAGCCAAAGTCCAGAGAACGGCAAAAAAATCACGCGTCCAGGCCCGAGAGGCGCGCGAAGCGGTGGAAGAAAAGAAACAGGCACAACTCGAACGGGACAAGCAGCTCAGCGAACAGCAGAAGCAGGCCACCCTGGCGAAAGAAATTAAAGCCCAGGTGAAGCAACTGATCGAAATGAATAGAATCAGCCTGAAAAAAGGCGATATCGACTTTAACTTTACCGATGGCAACCTCATCAAGAAAATCACCCTCGATAAGTTGACACACAGCCAGTTGGTCAATGGTCGTCTCGCCATCGCGCGTCTCGCCATCGACAGTAACGGTACCACGGAGTACGCGGTGATCCCGGCGAGCGTCGCCGATAAGATTGCGCAGCGGGACGCCGAGAGCATCGTCTTGCACAGCGCCCTGAGTCAGGAGGCGCAGGATGAGGACGATCCGTACGCCGACTTTAAGGTGCCGGATGATCTGATGTGGTAA
- a CDS encoding HNH endonuclease, protein MIKLERNFTPLFFSPHNVSRLTEKFKSSGTHVWHHDDVKNSLMELSDKKCAYCEVKLGEKSTYHEVEHFKDKNDYPDDVIEWSNLLPSCRHCNGSKGTHDVVQEPIVNPFEELPAEFFYIKNFRMKGRNEKGILTIDVLNLNDREHLVKPRCETGAIIAEKIEDSLTLFEVYLSNSTSTNKRKLIGTVRGILKECQRSAIFSAVSATILHTSEDYLTLRDNMIAHELWDEDMENLHIRSSNIQLPTTA, encoded by the coding sequence ATGATTAAGCTGGAAAGAAATTTTACACCTTTATTCTTTTCTCCTCATAATGTTAGTCGTTTAACTGAAAAATTTAAGAGCAGCGGTACTCATGTATGGCATCATGATGATGTAAAAAATTCGTTGATGGAGTTAAGTGATAAAAAATGTGCATACTGTGAGGTTAAGCTTGGTGAAAAAAGCACATATCATGAGGTGGAGCATTTTAAAGATAAGAATGATTACCCTGATGATGTAATAGAGTGGAGTAACCTATTACCTTCATGTCGTCATTGTAATGGTTCTAAAGGGACTCATGATGTTGTCCAAGAACCAATAGTTAATCCTTTTGAGGAACTCCCGGCAGAGTTTTTTTATATTAAAAATTTCAGAATGAAAGGAAGAAATGAGAAAGGTATTCTGACTATAGATGTTTTAAATCTTAACGATAGAGAACACTTGGTTAAACCAAGATGTGAAACAGGAGCTATAATCGCGGAAAAAATAGAGGATTCTTTAACTTTATTTGAGGTGTATCTTTCAAATTCAACAAGCACAAATAAAAGAAAGTTAATCGGTACTGTTAGAGGGATACTTAAAGAATGTCAAAGAAGTGCCATATTTTCCGCAGTATCGGCTACTATATTACATACGAGCGAGGATTATCTGACTTTACGGGATAATATGATAGCTCATGAGTTATGGGATGAAGATATGGAGAACCTTCACATAAGGTCAAGCAATATACAATTACCAACAACAGCTTAA
- a CDS encoding 2-hydroxycarboxylate transporter family protein, which yields MNTSEQDVNSLTYPASSLKTLWWNIMDNWRVGIIPLPLFVLAGILIAVDCLNDSLPNNIVVMVATLAFFGFACGEFGKRLPIVGKMGAAAICATFIPSAMVYYGVLPQTVVTSTTQFFKSSNILYLYICCIIVGSIMSMNRSTLIQGFMRIFFPMLCGEIAGMLVGMGVGYALGLAPFQTFFFLILPIMAGGVGEGAIPLSMGYATLLHMQQGVALGRILPIVMLGSLTAIVIAGSLNMLGKRFPHLTGEGELMPRRAGDNATQMAALTDTGSDKLDISALASGALLAVLLYMVGMLGHRLIGLPAPVGMLFVAVLIKLAHGVSPRIMQGSQIVYHFFRTSVTYPILFAVGVAITPWQELVNAFTLANLAVIVSTVVTLVATGFIVGKRIGMHPIDVAIVSCCQSGQGGTGDVAILTAGNRMALMPFAQIATRIGGAINVSLALLFLGKVLL from the coding sequence ATGAACACATCCGAACAAGACGTGAATTCGCTTACCTACCCCGCGTCATCGCTGAAAACGCTGTGGTGGAACATCATGGACAATTGGCGTGTGGGAATTATTCCCTTACCGTTATTTGTTCTCGCTGGTATATTAATTGCTGTAGATTGTCTCAATGATAGTCTACCGAATAATATCGTGGTCATGGTTGCCACGCTGGCCTTCTTCGGTTTTGCCTGTGGTGAATTTGGCAAGCGGCTACCGATCGTTGGCAAAATGGGTGCGGCGGCAATCTGTGCCACCTTTATTCCTTCGGCCATGGTCTATTATGGGGTATTACCTCAGACGGTGGTCACTTCAACCACGCAATTTTTTAAAAGCAGCAATATTCTTTATCTCTATATCTGCTGCATTATCGTCGGCAGCATTATGAGCATGAATCGCAGCACCCTGATCCAAGGGTTTATGCGTATCTTTTTCCCCATGCTCTGCGGTGAGATCGCCGGCATGCTGGTCGGCATGGGCGTCGGTTACGCCTTGGGTCTCGCGCCGTTCCAAACCTTCTTCTTCCTCATCCTGCCCATCATGGCCGGGGGGGTCGGCGAAGGCGCCATCCCGCTCTCTATGGGCTATGCGACCCTACTGCATATGCAACAGGGTGTCGCCTTGGGGCGTATCCTGCCGATCGTCATGCTGGGCAGCCTGACGGCCATCGTGATTGCCGGATCGCTGAACATGCTGGGCAAGCGCTTCCCACACCTGACCGGAGAAGGCGAACTGATGCCACGTCGCGCAGGGGATAACGCAACACAGATGGCCGCCTTGACCGACACCGGCAGCGATAAGCTCGATATCTCCGCCCTGGCCTCCGGCGCACTACTGGCGGTGCTGCTGTACATGGTCGGGATGCTGGGACACCGTTTAATCGGTCTGCCCGCACCGGTTGGCATGCTGTTCGTCGCCGTCCTGATCAAGTTGGCACACGGCGTCTCACCGCGCATCATGCAAGGTTCGCAAATCGTCTACCACTTCTTCCGGACTTCGGTCACCTACCCGATCCTGTTCGCCGTCGGGGTCGCCATCACCCCTTGGCAGGAGTTGGTTAACGCCTTCACGCTGGCGAACCTCGCGGTGATCGTCAGCACCGTCGTCACCCTGGTCGCCACCGGCTTTATCGTGGGTAAACGGATCGGGATGCACCCGATCGATGTGGCTATCGTCTCCTGCTGCCAGAGTGGACAAGGCGGTACCGGCGATGTGGCCATCCTGACCGCAGGCAACCGTATGGCACTGATGCCCTTCGCCCAGATCGCGACGCGTATCGGTGGGGCCATTAACGTCTCCCTGGCCCTGCTATTTTTGGGCAAAGTATTACTGTAA